One window of the Waddliaceae bacterium genome contains the following:
- a CDS encoding DNA-directed RNA polymerase subunit alpha, giving the protein MSVKYGKFEIPNNIMFEKETMTSTFARVIAEPFERGFGYTIGNAMRRMMLNSLEAPSIISVNIEGVPHEYMGAEGIIEDMTNIVLNFKMALLRHLPSEETKNTREPKNVDSEIIVTKEMIDENGGQYKVTFGDIVKDGYFEVVNPELHLFTVTKPIKKQVKLKVAIGRGYVTSERHDIQDKIIDEIVIDSSFSPVRLVNYHVEDTRVGQDTDYDKLIFEITTDGRVTPQEAISFAAQIGIKHLEVLAHVEEQGLIFEEGGLTVDTADDEMMGKLALRIGEIELSVRSTNCLSGAQIETIGELVVKPESEMLKFRNFGKKSLNEIKAKLTEMGLSLGMDLEKYGINDDNVRDIITKYNEEKKDNSSNINEKDLGPLV; this is encoded by the coding sequence ATGTCAGTAAAATATGGCAAGTTTGAAATACCCAATAACATAATGTTCGAAAAAGAGACGATGACATCGACGTTTGCACGCGTCATCGCTGAACCGTTCGAACGTGGCTTCGGATACACCATAGGGAACGCCATGCGTCGTATGATGCTTAATTCATTAGAAGCTCCCTCGATAATATCAGTAAATATCGAAGGCGTTCCTCATGAATATATGGGAGCAGAAGGTATAATAGAAGATATGACGAATATCGTCCTAAACTTCAAAATGGCACTATTAAGACACCTTCCATCCGAAGAAACGAAAAATACTCGAGAGCCGAAAAATGTCGACTCGGAAATAATAGTGACGAAAGAGATGATCGACGAAAATGGCGGACAATATAAAGTCACCTTCGGCGATATCGTCAAAGATGGATACTTCGAAGTCGTAAACCCAGAACTGCACCTCTTCACCGTAACAAAGCCAATAAAAAAGCAGGTGAAACTTAAGGTCGCTATCGGAAGAGGATACGTAACATCAGAACGTCATGATATACAAGATAAAATCATCGACGAGATCGTTATAGACTCCTCATTCTCGCCAGTAAGATTGGTGAACTACCACGTCGAAGATACACGCGTAGGACAAGATACTGACTACGATAAACTCATCTTCGAAATCACCACCGACGGAAGAGTGACACCACAAGAAGCTATATCATTCGCAGCACAAATAGGGATTAAACACCTAGAAGTGCTAGCACACGTTGAAGAGCAAGGACTAATCTTCGAAGAAGGCGGGCTTACAGTGGATACCGCCGATGACGAGATGATGGGGAAATTAGCACTACGTATCGGCGAAATAGAGCTGTCGGTGCGCTCAACAAATTGCCTAAGCGGAGCACAAATAGAGACTATAGGAGAACTCGTCGTTAAACCAGAATCTGAAATGCTTAAATTCAGAAATTTCGGAAAGAAATCCCTCAACGAAATAAAAGCAAAACTTACAGAAATGGGACTCTCACTAGGGATGGACCTGGAAAAATATGGCATCAACGATGATAATGTCCGCGATATCATAACGAAATATAACGAAGAAAAAAAAGATAACTCATCAAATATAAACGAAAAGGACCTAGGGCCTTTAGTATAG
- the rplQ gene encoding 50S ribosomal protein L17, whose translation MRHKKQTCKLNRTSSHRRCMMANMLKALIEHGRIETTVPKAKELRKHAEKMITLAKNDSVANKRRAVAKMMVRYNTLTTKEARAVKNGDTTAYNNDRNVIKKLFGEWAPMFAERNGGYTRIMRNKPRAGDNAETCIIEFVK comes from the coding sequence ATGCGACATAAAAAGCAAACATGTAAACTGAACCGCACATCATCACATAGACGATGCATGATGGCCAATATGCTCAAAGCTCTTATCGAGCACGGACGTATCGAGACAACAGTGCCTAAAGCTAAAGAACTACGAAAGCATGCCGAGAAAATGATCACCTTGGCGAAAAATGACTCCGTAGCAAATAAAAGACGCGCTGTGGCAAAAATGATGGTACGATATAATACCCTCACAACAAAAGAAGCTCGCGCCGTAAAAAATGGCGACACCACAGCATATAATAACGATAGAAACGTCATAAAAAAACTCTTCGGAGAATGGGCGCCAATGTTCGCAGAGCGTAACGGCGGATATACACGCATAATGCGTAACAAACCACGCGCCGGTGATAACGCCGAAACATGTATCATAGAATTCGTTAAATAA
- the gap gene encoding type I glyceraldehyde-3-phosphate dehydrogenase: MTINIAINGFGRIGRLVLRAANKNPEINIVAINDLVPAENLAYLLKYDSVHGRFDGEVSVEEKNLIVNGKKITVCSERDPEQLPWGELGVEYVIESTGLFCTKEGAEKHITAGAKRVILSAPGKEGVSTFVMGVNHTKYNPETDYVVSNASCTTNCLAPVTKVVLDNFGIEEGLMTTIHAMTAGQPSVDGPCARDPRRGRCASLNIVPASTGAAKAVAICIPEVKGKLTGMAFRVPTADVSVVDLTVKVSKPTSYDAICEAIKAASEGPMKGFLGYTEDDVVSSDFIGSNYSSIFDKNAGIALNDTFFKLVSWYDNEMGYACRIIDLMLYMIEQ; this comes from the coding sequence ATGACTATAAATATCGCAATAAATGGATTCGGACGCATAGGAAGACTAGTATTACGCGCCGCAAATAAAAACCCTGAAATTAATATCGTCGCTATCAACGACCTCGTTCCCGCAGAAAACCTCGCATACCTTCTGAAATATGACTCCGTACACGGACGCTTCGATGGCGAAGTATCCGTCGAAGAAAAGAACCTAATCGTTAACGGCAAAAAAATTACCGTATGCTCAGAACGTGACCCAGAACAACTCCCATGGGGAGAGCTCGGCGTAGAATACGTCATAGAGTCGACAGGGCTATTCTGTACCAAAGAAGGAGCAGAAAAACATATCACCGCAGGAGCAAAGCGAGTAATACTCTCAGCGCCAGGAAAAGAGGGCGTCTCAACGTTCGTTATGGGCGTTAACCACACTAAATATAATCCAGAAACTGACTACGTCGTCTCTAACGCTTCATGTACGACAAATTGCCTGGCACCAGTAACAAAAGTCGTACTCGATAACTTCGGCATAGAAGAAGGACTTATGACGACAATACACGCTATGACAGCAGGACAGCCCTCAGTAGATGGGCCTTGCGCTCGTGACCCTCGACGCGGAAGATGCGCCTCGCTTAATATAGTGCCAGCTTCAACAGGAGCAGCTAAAGCTGTAGCAATATGTATACCAGAAGTTAAAGGGAAACTTACAGGTATGGCATTCCGCGTTCCTACCGCCGACGTCTCCGTCGTAGACCTCACAGTAAAGGTCTCAAAGCCAACATCATACGACGCTATTTGCGAAGCAATAAAAGCAGCATCAGAAGGGCCAATGAAAGGATTCCTGGGATATACCGAAGATGACGTCGTTTCAAGCGACTTCATAGGAAGCAACTACTCCTCGATCTTCGATAAAAACGCAGGAATAGCGCTAAACGATACCTTCTTCAAACTAGTATCATGGTACGACAACGAGATGGGATACGCATGCCGGATCATAGACCTCATGCTATATATGATAGAACAATAA
- a CDS encoding aminotransferase class I/II-fold pyridoxal phosphate-dependent enzyme — protein MNKPILSHHFTTRQPSSIRLSQIEFLKRTDGVEAINVAIGNVSLPMHPAMIERMKTLTDEGSPFSEGVVSYSPSMGAPEANIAFKNIIASSGFDTANLRTIVTDGGSMAMELMILGVCGAAGADEKPLMLIDAVYTNYISLAERTGRKTVSVRRTLLASGQFSMPDIAEIEEVIKKNRPGALLVIPYDNPTGHFINIDMLTALAKLCVRYNMWLVSDEAYRELFYTEEAVSSIWAIDDALVKGIEGRRISIESASKVWNGCGLRVGALVTDNQEFYNKALAEYTSNLCANTIGQYIFGALAHEKHEDIRNWYQQQREYYKPMMNEVREGLIKRLPGIIVSSPSAALYSVIDVRDIAKPSFNSKDFVLYCAKKGSIEIDGKNYTLLVTSMSGFYKVHDDEANPGDCQMRIAYVLPPDTMRLVPVLFEKLFHDYERLQISHHTV, from the coding sequence ATGAATAAACCCATACTATCGCATCATTTTACGACAAGGCAGCCTTCTTCGATCCGTCTGTCACAGATCGAATTTCTTAAGAGAACAGACGGCGTCGAAGCCATCAATGTCGCCATCGGTAATGTAAGTCTACCGATGCATCCGGCGATGATTGAAAGGATGAAAACGCTTACTGACGAAGGCTCCCCTTTCAGTGAAGGCGTCGTCTCCTATTCTCCTTCTATGGGGGCGCCTGAAGCGAATATAGCCTTCAAGAATATCATTGCTTCTTCTGGTTTCGACACCGCCAACCTACGAACTATCGTAACCGATGGCGGTAGCATGGCGATGGAGCTTATGATCCTCGGAGTCTGTGGCGCTGCCGGCGCCGACGAGAAGCCTCTCATGCTCATCGACGCCGTCTATACCAACTACATCTCGTTGGCAGAAAGAACTGGCAGAAAAACTGTTTCTGTAAGGAGGACTCTGCTTGCTTCAGGGCAGTTCTCTATGCCCGACATTGCCGAAATCGAAGAGGTCATCAAGAAAAACAGGCCCGGCGCGCTTCTCGTGATACCTTACGATAACCCTACGGGGCATTTTATCAACATCGACATGCTTACCGCTCTGGCGAAGCTGTGCGTAAGATACAACATGTGGCTTGTCAGTGACGAAGCCTACCGCGAACTGTTTTACACGGAAGAAGCTGTTTCGAGCATATGGGCTATCGACGACGCCCTTGTCAAAGGCATCGAAGGTCGTAGGATAAGCATAGAGTCGGCATCGAAGGTATGGAACGGCTGTGGCCTGAGGGTAGGCGCTCTCGTCACCGACAACCAAGAATTCTATAACAAAGCTCTGGCGGAATACACTTCGAATCTATGCGCAAATACTATAGGACAATATATCTTCGGCGCCCTTGCTCACGAAAAACACGAAGACATACGCAACTGGTATCAGCAACAGCGCGAGTATTATAAACCGATGATGAACGAAGTCCGCGAAGGGCTTATCAAAAGGCTCCCAGGGATCATCGTCTCATCACCAAGCGCCGCTCTATACTCCGTCATCGACGTACGCGATATCGCCAAGCCATCGTTCAACTCCAAAGACTTCGTGCTGTATTGTGCAAAAAAAGGATCTATAGAAATCGACGGCAAGAACTACACCCTCCTCGTCACTTCAATGTCGGGTTTCTACAAAGTCCACGACGATGAAGCCAACCCCGGAGATTGCCAGATGCGCATCGCCTATGTTCTTCCCCCCGACACGATGCGTCTCGTCCCCGTCCTCTTCGAGAAGCTCTTCCACGACTACGAACGACTACAAATTTCGCATCATACCGTCTAA
- a CDS encoding DEAD/DEAH box helicase: MSFDSLGLLAELLRAVSEKGYTEPTPIQSKTIPIILKGNDIMGGAQTGTGKTAGFTLPLLQLLSKDAPGKGPRRVRALIITPTRELAAQVRESVEDYGKHLPLKSTVVFGGVNIKPQMVRLRQGVDILVATPGRLLDLAGQKSVDLSRVEILVLDEADRMLDMGFIHDIRKIIALLPKKRQNLLFSATFSNDIKKLADGLLDSPVLIEVARRNAMAEGIGQVVHPVDRERKRELLSHLITSNNWKQILVFTRTKHGANRLAKQLESDGITAAAIHGNKSQGARTKALADFKAGNVRVLAATDIAARGLDIDQLPHVVNFDLPSVPEDYIHRIGRTGRAGMEGEAMSLVCIDEHKLLRDIELLIKRELPKEVMPGYEPDPSIKAEPIRQGRNASHGKREGKNKQTQSYRGKSNSFGKKGGRQEKHGFAAQGRRRRTG, translated from the coding sequence ATGTCATTTGATTCACTAGGCCTTTTGGCCGAGCTGCTTCGTGCTGTTTCCGAGAAAGGTTACACCGAGCCAACACCGATACAGAGCAAGACCATTCCTATTATTCTTAAGGGAAACGATATTATGGGCGGCGCACAGACAGGGACGGGAAAGACTGCAGGTTTTACCTTGCCGCTGCTACAGCTTCTCAGCAAAGATGCCCCCGGCAAAGGCCCGCGGCGTGTGCGGGCACTGATTATTACACCGACGCGAGAGCTCGCTGCTCAGGTTCGTGAAAGCGTAGAAGATTACGGCAAGCATCTGCCATTGAAGTCTACCGTTGTTTTTGGCGGTGTCAATATTAAGCCACAGATGGTGAGGCTGCGACAAGGTGTTGATATTTTGGTGGCAACGCCAGGACGCCTACTTGACCTCGCTGGACAGAAAAGCGTTGACCTTTCTAGGGTCGAGATACTTGTCCTCGATGAAGCCGATCGCATGCTCGATATGGGTTTTATCCACGACATCCGTAAGATCATTGCGCTGCTACCAAAAAAACGCCAGAACTTACTGTTTTCGGCGACATTCTCCAACGACATAAAGAAACTTGCCGATGGCTTGTTAGATTCGCCGGTTCTTATAGAGGTGGCGCGACGCAATGCTATGGCTGAAGGAATAGGACAGGTAGTTCATCCTGTCGACCGAGAGCGTAAGCGCGAGCTGCTGTCACATCTTATCACTTCGAATAATTGGAAGCAGATCCTCGTCTTTACACGGACAAAACACGGCGCCAATCGTCTTGCTAAACAGCTCGAAAGCGATGGCATCACCGCCGCGGCGATCCATGGCAACAAAAGTCAGGGAGCACGTACCAAGGCGTTGGCAGATTTTAAGGCTGGAAATGTTCGTGTGCTCGCAGCTACAGACATCGCTGCTCGAGGACTTGATATCGACCAGCTTCCCCACGTTGTAAACTTCGACCTGCCAAGCGTTCCAGAAGATTATATACATCGTATCGGCCGTACTGGCCGCGCAGGAATGGAAGGCGAGGCGATGTCGTTGGTATGTATCGACGAACATAAACTTCTTAGGGATATCGAACTTCTGATAAAGCGTGAATTGCCGAAAGAGGTGATGCCAGGATATGAGCCTGACCCTTCGATAAAGGCTGAGCCTATCAGACAAGGACGCAATGCCTCTCATGGCAAAAGAGAAGGCAAAAATAAACAAACGCAATCATATCGTGGAAAATCGAACTCGTTCGGAAAGAAAGGCGGAAGGCAGGAAAAACATGGTTTCGCTGCACAAGGACGACGTAGACGTACAGGATAA
- a CDS encoding ABC transporter permease yields MGNSIIQIIMQSCIFFPLVSAVSLSFNILKIPDLTVEGSFVIGAAVFARLLTENYDPFVGMAAACMAGALAGTMTSFMHRCNVAPLISGVLAIFILSSATLIVMGRPNISILGKDTIITIFQGFMPLQEKASKTLFFIIVAATTMTFLSVMMSSRIGLFLRAFGDNKQFLLRIGKDAEMYRIIGLVISNALAAMCGALTAQVNGYADSAMGLGVGLIGIGTVIIGNQLYGAAFGDEKKPHHVMLMFCFAGVVIYFTAMNFFIKLQLNPIYLKMIMGVTLASFLMTAKPEKHMEGAL; encoded by the coding sequence ATGGGTAACAGCATAATACAAATTATAATGCAAAGCTGTATCTTTTTTCCTCTAGTGTCGGCGGTTTCTCTAAGCTTTAACATACTGAAAATCCCAGACCTCACCGTCGAAGGAAGTTTCGTTATAGGAGCGGCGGTGTTCGCCAGACTCTTGACGGAAAACTACGACCCTTTTGTTGGAATGGCAGCAGCGTGTATGGCAGGAGCGTTGGCAGGAACGATGACGAGCTTTATGCATAGATGTAACGTAGCACCCCTGATATCAGGGGTGCTCGCCATCTTCATACTGAGCTCGGCGACGCTTATCGTTATGGGAAGGCCAAACATCAGTATTTTAGGAAAAGATACCATCATAACGATCTTCCAAGGTTTTATGCCATTACAAGAAAAGGCGTCTAAAACGCTGTTCTTCATAATCGTAGCAGCAACGACGATGACGTTCCTCAGCGTGATGATGTCTTCGCGGATAGGACTGTTCCTACGCGCTTTCGGAGACAATAAACAGTTTCTACTAAGGATAGGAAAAGACGCCGAGATGTACCGCATAATAGGACTCGTCATCAGCAACGCCCTCGCAGCAATGTGTGGGGCGCTGACAGCACAAGTCAATGGATATGCCGATAGTGCCATGGGGCTAGGAGTCGGCCTTATAGGTATAGGGACAGTGATAATAGGTAACCAACTATATGGCGCGGCATTCGGCGACGAGAAAAAACCTCACCATGTTATGCTGATGTTCTGCTTCGCCGGCGTCGTAATATATTTCACGGCGATGAATTTCTTCATAAAACTGCAGCTAAACCCCATATATTTGAAGATGATAATGGGAGTGACATTAGCATCTTTTCTTATGACAGCAAAACCAGAAAAACATATGGAGGGAGCATTATGA
- a CDS encoding ATP-binding cassette domain-containing protein, with the protein MKEDIIATFEDTTLVLSKNGRAIIKNLDLTVSQGDFIVLLGGNGSGKSSCIKMLNGTFKPTQGKIVVDGRDAKTMTIKDISRFVGTLTQDVEMSTFGDMTVFENCFLADTKGTEPVPYKKTALYEKYRKYLKTFLPRFCDMMEMPAKKLSGGEKQLLGLAMCLMHPPKLLLLDEHTSALDHTMAENVMAITTEIIRQKNITTIMVTHHIQHAIDYGNRILGMKEGRVVCDMREENKSSLTKDDILKMCY; encoded by the coding sequence ATGAAAGAAGATATTATCGCCACATTCGAAGATACAACACTCGTATTGTCGAAAAATGGCAGAGCAATAATAAAAAACCTCGACCTCACAGTGTCACAAGGAGACTTCATCGTCCTCCTCGGAGGTAATGGTTCAGGGAAAAGCTCTTGCATAAAAATGCTGAACGGCACCTTCAAACCTACACAAGGAAAGATCGTCGTCGATGGGCGTGATGCGAAAACCATGACGATAAAAGATATCTCACGGTTCGTCGGGACGCTGACGCAAGACGTCGAGATGTCAACATTTGGAGATATGACGGTATTTGAAAACTGTTTTCTCGCAGACACAAAAGGAACGGAACCTGTGCCTTATAAAAAAACAGCGCTATATGAAAAATATCGAAAGTATCTAAAAACATTCTTGCCGCGGTTTTGCGATATGATGGAAATGCCAGCAAAAAAACTCTCGGGAGGAGAGAAACAACTGCTGGGGCTGGCGATGTGTCTTATGCACCCACCAAAGCTGCTTCTGCTCGACGAGCATACCAGCGCACTAGACCATACGATGGCGGAAAACGTAATGGCAATAACGACAGAAATAATACGACAGAAGAATATCACAACGATAATGGTTACACACCATATACAACACGCCATCGATTACGGAAACAGAATTTTAGGAATGAAAGAGGGGAGGGTCGTTTGTGATATGAGAGAAGAAAATAAATCCTCCCTCACTAAAGATGATATATTGAAAATGTGCTACTAA
- a CDS encoding cation:proton antiporter — protein MNDILALGLFFLLGYTSSRIMTFLKLPAIIGYIIVGLVLGPSVTNIVNAKIIEDLDFIGYTALGFIAFIIGGRIKISALRKLKEHIIFITVFQALATFILVFIGIYFISRSAPIAALLAAISAATAPAAVFAIIKELKAKGPLAKTLLAIVAIDDAICLALFGVVAAIVLAMMGNGSTECWHVILTSLVQLVGAIVIGMLIGFSINYIVNGNKKDSYHIYIAVSLVLLGCGVSIALNISPLLTNMVAGCFVANTFHASRKLFKAVENIEEIIIVLFFALAGARLQIALIPQVWHLVLMYVATRWCGKVFGGMLGARISKAPKVVQKYVGLGLVPQAGVAIGLIYIVKDIIPEISATITAIVLASIVFDEIIGPIGTEIALIKSKEGKRPTV, from the coding sequence ATGAACGATATTTTAGCGCTAGGGTTGTTTTTTCTTCTGGGATATACGTCTAGCAGAATTATGACGTTCTTGAAACTCCCAGCAATAATAGGGTATATCATCGTAGGGCTTGTCCTTGGGCCCTCCGTGACAAATATCGTCAATGCCAAAATCATCGAAGACCTCGACTTCATAGGATATACCGCCCTAGGGTTCATCGCTTTTATCATTGGCGGAAGGATAAAAATCAGCGCACTACGCAAGCTAAAAGAACACATTATATTCATAACAGTCTTTCAGGCGCTAGCGACTTTCATCCTCGTCTTTATAGGGATATATTTCATCAGCAGATCAGCGCCTATAGCGGCACTGCTTGCAGCGATAAGCGCCGCAACAGCACCTGCAGCAGTATTCGCTATAATCAAAGAACTTAAAGCTAAAGGACCCCTAGCAAAAACACTGTTAGCGATAGTAGCTATCGACGATGCGATATGCTTAGCACTTTTCGGCGTCGTCGCCGCTATAGTCTTGGCGATGATGGGAAATGGCTCGACAGAATGCTGGCATGTCATCCTGACATCACTCGTGCAGCTGGTAGGAGCTATTGTTATAGGGATGCTTATCGGCTTTAGCATAAACTATATTGTTAACGGCAATAAAAAAGATAGTTACCACATATATATAGCAGTAAGCCTGGTGCTATTAGGATGTGGTGTATCAATAGCGCTGAATATATCTCCGCTCTTGACGAATATGGTCGCAGGATGTTTCGTCGCCAACACATTCCACGCCTCGAGAAAACTGTTTAAAGCAGTAGAAAATATCGAAGAGATAATAATAGTGCTGTTCTTCGCCCTAGCAGGAGCACGACTGCAGATAGCATTGATACCACAGGTGTGGCACCTCGTGCTGATGTATGTCGCAACGCGATGGTGCGGGAAAGTCTTCGGCGGAATGCTTGGGGCGCGTATCAGTAAAGCACCAAAAGTCGTACAGAAATATGTAGGACTCGGGCTCGTCCCACAAGCAGGGGTGGCAATAGGACTGATATATATCGTGAAAGATATTATCCCAGAAATATCAGCAACGATAACAGCTATAGTTCTAGCATCGATAGTGTTCGACGAAATAATAGGACCTATAGGGACGGAGATAGCACTCATTAAATCTAAAGAAGGTAAAAGACCTACCGTCTAG
- a CDS encoding RidA family protein, whose amino-acid sequence MTQKITTEKAPKAIGPYSQAVVAGGFVFVSGQVPIDPDTGALVDGDITTMAERILDNIENVLEAAGCGMEDVVRVDIFMKDLNDFVAVNDVYAKRFTGSVLPARQTVEVSRLPIDAVLEMSCVAVKK is encoded by the coding sequence ATGACACAAAAAATAACTACAGAAAAAGCTCCCAAGGCGATAGGTCCGTATTCACAGGCTGTCGTTGCTGGAGGTTTTGTTTTCGTCTCTGGGCAGGTGCCTATAGACCCTGACACTGGCGCTCTCGTCGACGGTGATATAACGACGATGGCAGAAAGAATCCTCGACAACATCGAGAACGTCTTAGAAGCTGCTGGTTGCGGCATGGAAGACGTCGTCCGCGTTGATATCTTTATGAAAGATCTCAATGATTTCGTTGCTGTCAACGATGTATATGCTAAGAGATTTACTGGCTCTGTCCTTCCTGCGCGACAGACTGTAGAGGTAAGCAGACTCCCTATCGATGCCGTCCTTGAGATGTCGTGTGTTGCTGTGAAAAAATAG
- the dnaG gene encoding DNA primase, with amino-acid sequence MKFFTKESLETLRQRIDLIDVVGSHVELKKAGATYKALCPFHDEKTPSFIVRRGDTSYHCFGCGAHGDAIQFLMTYMKMSFSDAVESLSEKFGVHLDYVDGPEDKGPSRAAMKGALDLATDIYHYTLLHTPEGHDALKYLYDRGIDLDFIKQFRIGLAAKKAGAFRKMMHAKKISDEIMIASGLLAEREDGSKREFFTERIMFPVNNAMGNVVGFSARKYHEKTFGGKYINTSETPLFKKSQILFALNYCRRRIAKERKAIIVEGQIDALKLIQQGLNITVAPLGTAFCEGHVKALTDLGVSAVYLATDGDAAGKKAAQKIGDLFQKKGVEVYVVAIPDDADPDTIITTHGIEGFTKLLEKSDDFLTFLVKHMSTMVDMSSPAAKSEAIKDIATVIRGWDDRVMIHESLRKLAFLTRVPEDVVGIEAVAPRRYIKKGDSVRHENVDANKILESDLLRWLVVAGENNEEIVSIVKNNITAEDLHDDICKTIFQHYYDHYDEKGAPDMLSLAIALDNPHHQHFLRELITKKINTEKAQEHVINTIQKILERNWIQQKQNINDAIKNTHSDDDTMSLLKQFNDLQKSPPTVS; translated from the coding sequence ATGAAGTTTTTCACTAAAGAAAGCCTAGAGACACTGCGCCAGCGTATCGACCTTATAGACGTCGTAGGCTCTCATGTCGAGCTTAAGAAAGCAGGAGCGACATACAAAGCACTATGCCCTTTTCATGACGAGAAGACTCCTTCGTTCATAGTACGCCGCGGTGATACCAGCTACCATTGCTTCGGATGTGGCGCTCATGGTGACGCTATACAGTTTCTTATGACGTATATGAAGATGTCATTCAGCGACGCCGTAGAGAGCCTCTCCGAGAAGTTCGGCGTGCACCTCGACTATGTCGATGGCCCTGAAGATAAAGGCCCCAGTCGTGCCGCTATGAAGGGCGCCCTAGACCTCGCCACCGACATATACCACTATACATTACTACACACTCCTGAAGGTCACGATGCTCTGAAATATCTCTACGACCGCGGAATCGATCTCGACTTTATAAAACAGTTTCGTATAGGACTCGCAGCGAAAAAAGCCGGGGCCTTCAGGAAGATGATGCACGCCAAGAAGATCTCCGACGAGATAATGATAGCATCAGGACTCCTAGCAGAACGCGAAGACGGCAGCAAGAGGGAGTTCTTCACAGAGCGTATAATGTTCCCAGTAAATAACGCCATGGGTAACGTTGTTGGATTCTCAGCACGGAAATATCATGAGAAAACCTTCGGCGGGAAGTATATCAATACGTCAGAGACGCCGCTATTTAAAAAGTCACAGATACTCTTCGCACTAAATTACTGCAGAAGGCGTATCGCCAAAGAACGTAAGGCGATAATCGTCGAAGGGCAGATCGATGCCCTTAAACTTATACAGCAAGGCCTCAACATAACAGTAGCGCCACTAGGGACGGCTTTCTGTGAAGGACATGTTAAAGCTCTCACAGACCTAGGCGTCAGCGCAGTATACCTCGCCACCGACGGTGATGCTGCAGGAAAAAAAGCAGCACAGAAGATAGGGGACCTCTTCCAGAAAAAAGGCGTCGAAGTATACGTCGTCGCTATCCCCGATGACGCCGACCCCGACACAATAATAACGACACACGGCATCGAAGGGTTTACGAAACTCCTAGAGAAAAGCGATGACTTCCTGACTTTCCTAGTAAAACATATGTCGACGATGGTCGATATGTCGTCACCAGCAGCGAAGAGCGAGGCGATAAAAGATATCGCTACAGTGATACGAGGATGGGACGATAGGGTGATGATACACGAAAGCCTAAGAAAACTTGCCTTCCTGACGCGCGTCCCAGAAGATGTCGTCGGCATCGAAGCAGTAGCACCACGACGGTATATAAAGAAAGGCGATAGCGTGCGACATGAAAATGTCGACGCCAACAAAATCCTCGAAAGCGACCTGCTAAGGTGGCTCGTCGTCGCCGGAGAGAATAACGAAGAAATCGTCTCCATAGTAAAAAACAATATCACCGCCGAAGACCTACACGACGACATCTGCAAAACGATATTCCAGCATTACTACGACCACTACGACGAAAAAGGCGCGCCAGATATGCTCTCCCTAGCAATAGCTCTCGACAACCCACACCACCAACACTTCCTCAGAGAACTTATCACAAAAAAAATCAATACCGAGAAAGCACAAGAACACGTCATAAACACCATACAGAAAATCCTCGAAAGAAACTGGATACAACAAAAACAAAATATCAACGACGCCATAAAAAACACACACTCCGACGACGACACAATGTCCCTACTAAAACAATTCAACGACCTTCAAAAATCTCCACCAACCGTCAGTTAA